The Apium graveolens cultivar Ventura unplaced genomic scaffold, ASM990537v1 ctg2287, whole genome shotgun sequence sequence ATCTAAACTTCTTATGTGTTTTCTTAAAATATGGAAGGTCTGCATACAACCTTCTATTACAACACGATCTACACAACAACTTAAAACCTTTATACAGGAGTTCAGTTAACGTAATGAAAGTGCTCTGACAGGCCATAACCGTGAAACTTTAGCAACATAATTTTGAATATTCTAGTACTTCTGTAGTACCTTTTCATTTTTACCGTAAATAAGTGGACAGAAAAGTTTTGAGGACCGTTAAGTGATTGCAAGACATGCATCTAATTGTGACAATAAAGACTTACCTGCTGATCGTACATGACATGAGGAGCAGCACCATTTTGTATATTGAAAACATAGAGGTGATTTCAGAATATGGATATTGATTTGCTTCCTGAAGTAAAATGATTACACTCCTGAAATTTGTTATACTACTAATGGGACCTAACAAATCATTTAGGTATCAATATTACTATCCAGAATGCTCTGTTGTGCATATTGACTAGATGACGGTGTGGTGTGTATGGTTTACTATTTAGATTTTAGATTCGTTATTCACAGTAAATGCTATACATCTATTAATATTCTTGTGCCTTCTATTTTTTATTTCAGGTAAATACAACTAAGTTATAGTACTCTGCCCCAAATTGATCTGGTACCATAAAGTTTTGGAACACTACTTTTATTTACCGAGGATTCATCCGTACGGATTTTCTTTTCTTACTTATTCATCAGTGCAACACGAGTGCATACCTCAAGCTATCTTAGGAATGGATGTCATTTGTCAAGCAAAATCCGGGATGGGAAAAACTGCTGTATTTGTTTTATCTACTCTTCAGCAGATTGAACCCGTGGCAGGTCAAGTTTCTGCCCTTGTTCTGTGCCATACGAGAGAATTGGCTTACCAGGTTAGCCTTCAATTCAATTTTTTTAAGTTTGTGACGATATGCATTCCTTTGCTAGAATCTTTACAATGGCTTTATTTACGTAAATTGATAATAGAAGGTCTTAATTTTCAACTTGCTATTTATCTTACAGATAGTAAATTGATAATAGAAGATCTTAATCTTCTACTTGCTATTTATCTTACAGATTTGTCATGAGTTTGAGAGGTTCAGTACCTACCTGCCTGATATAAAAGTTGCTGTCTTCTATGGTGGTGTCAACATTAAGATTCACAAGGATTTACTGAAAAATGAGTGCCCCCATGTTGTTGTTGGTACCCCTGGTAGAATATTGGGTCTAGCTCGAGATAAGAACTTGGGCTTAAAGAATGTGAGGCATTTCATCCTTGATGAGTGCGATAAGATGCTCGAGTCACTTGGTATGCATTCAATTTTATAATAATCTATTTCTTGTAAAGTCTTACCACAGGTTGCATTCTCTTACTCTTTATTAACATATTATGGGTATGTGCTTTTTTTCTCTTCAGACATGAGGAAAGATGTGCAGGATATTTTTAAGATGACACCTCATGACAAGCAAGTAATGATGTTTTCTGCCACACTCAGCAAGGAGATTCGACCTGTGTGCAAAAAATTTATGCAAGATGTATGTACTTCTAAAAATTCTGGCCTTTCTTTAATGTCTCACAGGCCAAGTTGTTCAACCAATTTTTAGTGTTTGTCTCTTTTGTGTTTCTGAATCCCTGAACCCTGAAgtaatctagcataatatatagATTTTTTAGATTCGTTTTGTGTTTCTATATGTTTTTGACAAGTACAAGTGTGCAACTCCtatttattttagttttattAAGATGTACTTAATGAGTGACCCGTTATGGTTATAAGTGTTAGTGAATATTCATTTTAAAAACACGTTTATTTGGTTTTATCCATGCTTGCTGACAAGGACAATTTTTTTTCTCTAATTAATCGTTGATTCTTCTTTTTTATACTTCATTGACATTATCAGTATGCCTGGCTAGATGACACAGTAATATTACAATTTCCATCGTATTAGTAATACCAACATCTTATTTTAATTGGGAGTTCACTATATTATTTCCTATGTAATGAAACCTGAGTTGATTTAACTCAAAAATTTTAACttattttcttgattgtttgcTTAATTTACTTCTCATTTATATGCTTCAATATTCGTTATTGACAAGTAGGGTTTTAGTGGCATCTAAAACCTTAGTGATTAGGTCACCAGGTTTTGATTAGTAATAGTACAGAATTTTGTAAGTAGGGGTTCTTAAATTATGTTTTACTTCTTTTCAGCCAATggaaatatatgttgatgatgaCTCCAAGTTAACTCTTCACGGGCTTGTCCAGGTAGATGTTTTAACTAACAATTTACGGATTACTTTATTGTGTATTTGTGTTACAATTTGTTTTACAGATTTATCTAATTATTTCTTCTGTTTCATGTTTTAGCATTATATTAAGTTGAGTGAGATGGAAAAGAACCGCAAGCTTAATGATCTTCTTGATGCCCTGGATTTTAATCAAGTGGTTATTTTTGTGAAGAGTGTTAGTAGAGCTGCAGAATTAAACAAACTTCTAGTGGAATGCAATTTCCCTTCAATTTGCATCCATTCTGGGATGTCTCAGGAAGAAAGGTATGTGCGAGTGTTATGATTTTCCTTTATTGACCTAGAAAATTGTGCATGTAACTGATGCTGTTCAATATATTGGTGCTAACTTTGGCACCTTAGGATTTACAGTATCTCCACTTTATTTTTCTTGAAATTGCAGCTCTATCTAAATTTTAACTTGAAACCTGTGGTAATAAGTAATCTTAACCTGCCTGTTATTGAGCACTTCAGAATCGTCAGAAATCACATTTAGCTTTGTACATATGCTTGTTTACAGGTGTCTGTTCTTCATTTTGATGTAAGTTTATTTATGTTTGTGTAATTTATTTgtttggtgttcaataacattATCGTGTGTTAGTGCAATGGTGACCACTATCAGAGATTATGTTGTACTTCCATGTAATTGGTCCCGTTACTCTGCACTGGTATGTACCGGGAATCTAGGAACACTGATGTATTGGTTTGATTTTATTGTTTGTGTTTTTCTTGTCATTTTGAATCCATATTTATTGTTGTATGCAAGCCCTGGTCTGTCCGATGACCGTAAAAGTTATATGATTGCTGTTGTGTCATTTCTGTTAGTACTCTGAAATGTGTTTTTGTTTGCCATGGATTTAAATGTGTTAATGCATATTTCATGACTAGTTGTAGTGCAAGCCCCTTTTTGTATCATTGTACTTTATCGTTTACCTTTTCAGGTTGACACGCTACAAGAATTTTAAGGAGGGCCACAAAAGAATTCTTGTTGCTACTGACTTGGTCGGCAGAGGTATCGATATCGAACGTGTCAATATTGTTATAAACTATGACATGCCCGATTCTGCAGACACATACCTTCACAGGGTAGGTATTTAGATGTAGATGTTATTTCTTCTGTGGATATTTTTACACTGTGTTCCTGACTTCCTGTGCTGCTTCTTACTTGCCTTCTCTACTTTGATTATATTACCAGGTTGGCAGGGCAGGTAGGTTTGGGACCAAAGGCCTTGCAATTACTTGTGTTTCATCAACTTCAGACTCTGATGTTCTAAATCAGGTATGTGAAACCTGGTTATCGATTATCTCCTAAATTTTGTTCCATGCCTCAGTGACATTCAAAGGGATCATATTATAAGCTTTGTGGTTCAGTCcgtttaattttttaatttagaaaaTTTAGGGGTTAGTGTGCTGTGAACAGGGGTTTAAGTGTTCTGATGTTTTCAGTATTTATTAAGGGTTAGTGTGCTGTGAACAGTGGTTTAAGTGTTTTGATGTTTTCAGTTTTTATTAATCACGTGGATTCGTATTTTTCAGGTCCAGGAGAGATTTGAGGTGGATATAAAGATGCTTCCAGAGCAAATAGATACATCTACATATAGTACGTCTCTTTACCTGGATTTCTAGATAATTTAAATCTTTTAAGAACATTGTACAGAATGACCTGTTTCTGCATTTTACTGACTTTTAGGTTGTGTTCACTTGGATGGAATGGAATGGGGAGAGAATGAGATGAAATTTGTACTAGTTTTTGGGAAAAAAAGATGAAGTGTTTGTAATTATCATTCTTTCCTTCGTTCCTTTCCAAATAATTTAAACTAAACTTAAAACCCATGTGTTTTGGAGGGAATGATCCATTCTCCTTCCTCATCATTTTCCATACAATCTTCATGATATAAAATCTTACTCGCTCATTTTCATTCACTACACTCTCATACATACTCTCTTTCTtcatatattttttttgtaattttctttATATCTCTTCCCCTTTCCATTCTCCCCAAGTGAACACACCCTTAGTACTGTTGTGGAATGAAATATCAGTTTGTGTACCATGTCTGATTCACTGCTCAGATGACCCCGAGAAGGGCAGCGCTCCATGAGAATTGTGTTCATACTTTAAATTAAGATTgaaaaaagaaaggaaaaggaagaGAGCATCTATTAGTCTGTTCTGTTGGATGAGATGGTGTTAAAATTTAGGCGAATGATATGAAATTTTGCTAATTTATTCCTTGTTTCTCCTAGGTGCAGTTTTAAAACTTTAAAATGTAACCAGCAACTTTCATATGATAACTTTGCTAatgttttcttttattttgtgTAGTGCCATCTTAAGATGTCAGATCCTGGAGTGTTTCTGAGGCTGGAGATTGGAACTCTGCCAGGGTGGTGGTATCAAGTGAGGCGTTGTAGTTTCAAGTTTATTATCTAGTGGAAGCATTTTTCTTGTAGAATCACATGTTGGTTGGAGGTGCGATTGACTCTAGTACCGGATCTTATTGATTTCAGTTTTCCCTTAATTTTGGTCCAGTCGGTGAAAAGGTGAACTATTAATTTTAGAGTGGGGCTTGTAtgataaattatatattttaatcaGAGAATATCATCCGTAGTTTCTCGCAAGTAGCAAAATCCTTTTCAATTGCTTTGCCACAGATCATTGTGTTCCTTCTATGTTTAAGTAGAAGAAAATTATTTGGGCTTTTACTTCCAGATTGGTGTAATAGATTTCAGAATAAAGGGGCACGGTGCCAGTCAACTACATTGAATGCGTCAACAGTTTACGACATTTAACACCTACAAGGAAACATTGGTGTTCAAGCTTCTGTAGTCTTGTCTGTAATCACTACACTACTCTGGATTTGTGAGGTTACTTGCGAGACCTGATTGTCATCAGGGGTGAGCCAAAAGAAACCAAAAGCCGAACCGACCCGTGTACACCCCTATTGTAATGGTAAGTTCACATGCGTTGTGATAGTACGAAAATTGTATATTTAATATCTCTGTGTGCTGGGTATTTGAGCCTTTGCACGAGCACCGGTCAAGCATAAATCGAGACAATTGTAAATGATGATCAAAATGGCCAAGACCAGGGTGTATAAAAGCATAATGGTACTGAGGTTTGCACATGTTTGTATTTCGTGTTTTAGGTtagatttatgatggtcctcgTAGGCCAATGTGAAATTGATACCCGGTATGATTGTGAACCAGTCCGAGTAGACCATGACGGCCACGACCCATCTTGGGGAAGCAGAAATGGGCACGCATGAATCATGATTCATGATGATCTCCAAGGAGCAAAGATCTTGTTTATTGTATACGAAAGTGTTTTGTATGTTACTAAATTCAAAGGACTCATCCAAGAAGTACGAGTAAATAGCTCAGATGGTTAAGAGCTTATCTCTTGTCGTCTCAGACTCCCAGACTATCGGTTCGATTTTCGTTCACCTctaaatttattataaatttgtTAGAGAATATACTCAAGTGTAAGGCATATAAGCCTGATTAgtaaaaaaaataattcaaaGGACTTTGGTTAACACTTTTACTTTAGGAAAGACTTAGGatcgtttggcttatgtgatgGAAAAAATCTTGATAAACTAATTCCCCCACAAAAAGTAACGTCGTTTCTATGTGAAGCTTTTGTAGTTTCCCAGAATTCATATTCATCTATAGTTTTGTGTAATTAGGGTGAAAACTGTTTAAATGCCAAACTATAGGATAACAATTTTTTTTTGACATTTTATTAGATTTTGTACATGGTCTCAGAATATCTAAAAACAAAAGCAAACCTTTCATTTTAGACCGCGTGACTTCGCAAATTATCAACAAAGGGTTGCGATTGGTATAATGGTTGAGCTCTTATCCCTTCCGGGAGGTTATCCTGGTGTGtgtaattactaattaattagaAATTGCAAATTTTCTAGAAGTATTGTTATCACATGTTCCGTTCTGATATAATAATATCGATAATAAACAAACTATTAAAGACAACACCATCACATTTTTTGCATTTTGGATTTATGCAATTCTTCCTGACCCTTAGACTTGAGAAACCAAAACAAACCCCAATAACATAGAGAAAGCTGACATCTACATATATACATTGACTAGCTAGGAAAAGATATGATAACCAAGAATTGTGTGATACCATAGTAGGATACTAGTATACTAGTATAAGAACTATATATCTTATGGTTGGAAATGGATCATTTGACAGCCATCATAGTATTTTTGGTTCTAGTCATGATCTCCTCGTCATTCAGCTTTTCAGCAAATCTCCGGTTATCTACTTCTTCTTCCACGACTGCCAACAATTCTTACAATGTGATGAGCTATGGAGCGATTGGTGATGGAACTATCGATGACTCCCAAGTATCTCTCTCGCTTCCCTATAGAAATCTTAGATACCCTGCAATTCAACATTGTCTATGCTACCTCCAGTTCTTGCATCTTAAAGGGTTTACATTTATGGGGTTCTTTTCCTACTTATATATGTCTACGTTATTTTTTGTAATTAGGCGTTTATGAAGGCATGGAAGGCGGCTTGCCAGGGTAAATCGTTTGATTCTACTCTGATTATTCCACAAAACAAAACATTTCTCTTGAAGCCACTGCAATTTAGTGGCCCGTGCAAGTCTCCCAACATCTACCTCAAGGTAAAAGCTTGTGTGACACTATATTCATTGTTCATGTCGACACTGTTATAGTAGGAACTGGGAAGGGATTTGTAACAGCCTAGCCAAGGTctcgtgtgtgtgtgtgtgtgtgtgttttgagATATTTGAAGAACATACTGTAAATCAATGAACATTCAAAAACCTACTCAACCATATAAAAATTGAGAATAGTGAAACAATGTAGGCATATGTTACCCGGACTCGGCTAAAAGTGTCCAAGCGTCGGACTCGGCAATATTTTTAGATATTTTTTGCCTAAAATAGGTGTCCGACTGTCCATACCGATGTCCACGTGTCGAATATCCGACACGGGTACTTGAGGAAAATTGAAGAGTCCGGATAACATATTGTAGGCACAAGTATAGTCAAAACTTTGAGTGGTTCAAGGAATGTCACCTGATAGTTTCTCCCTGAGATGATCACATGACCATATTGAACTTCTAACTCTACTGTATAGTACATTACATACATGCAGTTGTCAGGAACAATAGTAGCACCAAACAATAAACTAGAATGGACTGGATACCACATCAATGCATGGCTCACCTTTTCCTACATCAACGGACTTGTCATTACTGGAGATGGTCAGATTGATGGTCAAGGCTCTGCTTGGTGGTCTCAACCTTGTCTTCAGGATCTGCACACTGTATGTAATTATGTAacttatattattatatataattaattaattaatcaaataaatatttACTTATAATATCTTTTCATGTTCTGTAGGGTAGAACTTGCAAGGGACCGTCTGTAAGTAAATATTATTATCTTAAGAATCCCAGTTCCTGTTGTACATTACTTGGTACTCAATTTTCAGATCTCTAATATCCTTCATACTTGTATATGTTTATACTGTTCTTACAATTATAAAATGGGCAGGCACTGGTATTTCATAGCTGCAACGGTCTTCGATTGAGTGGTCTAACACATAGTAATAGCCCACGAGTTCATATAATACTAACAAATTGCTATGATGCCGTTTTATCTAACCTACGGATAACAGCCCCTGAAACAAGCCCCAACACGGATGGTATCAACGTCTCTGGCTCAAAGAATGTGACTGTCAAGAACTCTTACATAGGAACTGGTATGATTTCTCCACCACCAGCACATAAATTCTATATTTGGATCCTATATAAATCTTATTAGCATATTTAGTAAATGTTCTATATTTATGTAGTAATTCATACAGGTTCTTAGAGTTGGTAATAAAACTTGACCATCTAGATTATGATCTCATGCAGGTGATGACTGCATAGCTGTGAGCGGAGGATCCTCCTTTGTCAATATCACAGGCATATCCTGCGGACCAGGTCATGGTATCAGGTAATCCTCTCTTTTAATCGTCATTTAAGGTAAATTTTGAACTGCATAAGCTTAAATATTACTTGTCTAAGCAATAGATTGCACTTCTAAATAAGTGACAAGTCATTTTCTCGTATGAACATAGCATTGGAGCCTTGGGGAAAGGAGGACACGACGAGGTGGAAGAAATCCATGTGAGGAATTGTACTTTACAAGGAACCTTGACTGGGGTAAGAGTGAAGTCCTGGCAGGTAAAATCCAATCTTAATTCCAATAAAAATATAGCAACCTACTGGCGTAGAACATTTCCAAATATCAATCACTTGCACTGTTCTACTAAAATTATTAGCCATTTCTTCACAATGCTAATATTTA is a genomic window containing:
- the LOC141700378 gene encoding DEAD-box ATP-dependent RNA helicase 15-like isoform X1; translated protein: MGEIKDNDAYEEELIDYEEEDEKAPDSATAKAGGDAVKKGYVGIHSSGFRDFLLKPELLRAIVDSGFEHPSEVQHECIPQAILGMDVICQAKSGMGKTAVFVLSTLQQIEPVAGQVSALVLCHTRELAYQICHEFERFSTYLPDIKVAVFYGGVNIKIHKDLLKNECPHVVVGTPGRILGLARDKNLGLKNVRHFILDECDKMLESLDMRKDVQDIFKMTPHDKQVMMFSATLSKEIRPVCKKFMQDPMEIYVDDDSKLTLHGLVQHYIKLSEMEKNRKLNDLLDALDFNQVVIFVKSVSRAAELNKLLVECNFPSICIHSGMSQEERLTRYKNFKEGHKRILVATDLVGRGIDIERVNIVINYDMPDSADTYLHRVGRAGRFGTKGLAITCVSSTSDSDVLNQVQERFEVDIKMLPEQIDTSTYMPS
- the LOC141700378 gene encoding DEAD-box ATP-dependent RNA helicase 15-like isoform X2: MDVICQAKSGMGKTAVFVLSTLQQIEPVAGQVSALVLCHTRELAYQICHEFERFSTYLPDIKVAVFYGGVNIKIHKDLLKNECPHVVVGTPGRILGLARDKNLGLKNVRHFILDECDKMLESLDMRKDVQDIFKMTPHDKQVMMFSATLSKEIRPVCKKFMQDPMEIYVDDDSKLTLHGLVQHYIKLSEMEKNRKLNDLLDALDFNQVVIFVKSVSRAAELNKLLVECNFPSICIHSGMSQEERLTRYKNFKEGHKRILVATDLVGRGIDIERVNIVINYDMPDSADTYLHRVGRAGRFGTKGLAITCVSSTSDSDVLNQVQERFEVDIKMLPEQIDTSTYMPS
- the LOC141700379 gene encoding putative polygalacturonase At3g15720 produces the protein MKAWKAACQGKSFDSTLIIPQNKTFLLKPLQFSGPCKSPNIYLKLSGTIVAPNNKLEWTGYHINAWLTFSYINGLVITGDGQIDGQGSAWWSQPCLQDLHTGRTCKGPSALVFHSCNGLRLSGLTHSNSPRVHIILTNCYDAVLSNLRITAPETSPNTDGINVSGSKNVTVKNSYIGTGDDCIAVSGGSSFVNITGISCGPGHGISIGALGKGGHDEVEEIHVRNCTLQGTLTGVRVKSWQTSAVELSDIRYKSIVGTSGTDQVINLSCSRSHGCTNIRIERVYIRSMTPGKRINANCINAHGTWSHTIPDVKCLLP